One genomic segment of Ctenopharyngodon idella isolate HZGC_01 unplaced genomic scaffold, HZGC01 HZGC01CH25, whole genome shotgun sequence includes these proteins:
- the LOC127507913 gene encoding uncharacterized protein LOC127507913, whose amino-acid sequence MVLIKKKTSSVRRGKGRRPPSNLSLLSFLPPRSPSLLSFLPPRSPSLLSFLPPRSPSLLSFLPPRSPSLLSFLPPRSPSLLSFLPPRSPSLLSFLPPRSPSLLSFLPPRSPSLLSFLPPRSPSLLSFLPPRSPSLLSFLPPRSPSLLSFLPPRSPSLLSFLPPRSPSLLSFLPPRSPSLLSFLPPRSPSLLSFLPPRSPSLLSFLPPRSPSLLSFLPPRSPSLLSFLPPRSPSLLSFLPPRSPSLLSFLPPRSPSLLSFLPPRSPSLLSFLPPRSPSLLSFLPPRSPSLLSFLPPRSPSLLSFLPPRSPSLLSFLPPRSPSLLSFLPPRSPFQCQWVFWLSMRGWTGPRFQTPRQPSLPMSPLQPPPRPAPAAAAVHSS is encoded by the exons atggttttaataaaaaagaaaacatcatCTGTTAGAAG AGGAAAAGGAAGAAGGCCGCCAAGCAACctcagtctcctgagttttctgcctccgcgcagccccagtctcctgagttttctgcctccgcgcagccccagtctcctgagttttctgcctccgcgcagccccagtctcctgagttttctgcctccgcgcagccccagtctcctgagttttctgcctccgcgcagccccagtctcctgagttttctgcctccgcgcagccccagtctcctgagttttctgcctccgcgcagccccagtctcctgagttttctgcctccgcgcagccccagtctcctgagttttctgcctccgcgcagccccagtctcctgagttttctgcctccgcgcagccccagtctcctgagttttctgcctccgcgcagccccagtctcctgagttttctgcctccgcgcagccccagtctcctgagttttctgcctccgcgcagccccagtctcctgagttttctgcctccgcgcagccccagtctcctgagttttctgcctccgcgcagccccagtctcctgagttttctgcctccgcgcagccccagtctcctgagttttctgcctccgcgcagccccagtctcctgagttttctgcctccgcgcagccccagtctcctgagttttctgcctccgcgcagccccagtctcctgagttttctgcctccgcgcagccccagtctcctgagttttctgcctccgcgcagccccagtctcctgagttttctgcctccgcgcagccccagtctcctgagttttctgcctccgcgcagccccagtctcctgagttttctgcctccgcgcagccccagtctcctgagttttctgcctccgcgcagccccagtctcctgagttttctgcctccgcgcagccccagtctcctgagttttctgcctccgcgcagccccagtctcctgagttttctgcctccgcgcAGCCCGTTCCAGTGTCAGTGGGTCTTTTGGTTGAGTATGAGGGGATGGACTGGACCCCGTTTTCAGACCCCTCGCCAGCCCTCACTGCCaatgagcccgctccagccgccgccgaggcccgctccagccgccgccgccgtcCACAGCTCCTGA